The following are from one region of the Sorghum bicolor cultivar BTx623 chromosome 2, Sorghum_bicolor_NCBIv3, whole genome shotgun sequence genome:
- the LOC8060742 gene encoding protein Rf1, mitochondrial: protein MSSRTCLKKLKRIIGRRIRSGSLSAEAARQLWNEVLPSIQYRSPPPAASAAARRWRADRRRSWELEQFIGECYRSGDLGPEDALDLFDELLQRARPGSIYALNQLLTTVARAPVSSSVRDGPALAVSMFNRMARAGAKKVAPDIATFGILISCCCDAGCLNLGFAALGQIIKTGLRAQAVTFTPLLRTLCAEKRTSDAMNIVLRRMPELGCTPDVFSYTTLLKGLCAEKKCEEAAELIHMMAEDGDNCPPNVVSYTTVIHGFFKEGDVGKAYTLFCKMLDHGIPPNVVTCNSVIDGLCKVQAMDKAEAVLQQMIDEHIMPNCTTYNSLIHGYLSSGQWTEAVRILKEMSRDGQRPNVVTYSMLIDCLCKSGLHAEAREIFNSMIQSGQKPNASTYGSLLHGYATEGNLVDMNNVKDLMVQNGMRPGRHVFNIEIYAYCKCGRLDEASLTFNKMQQQGFMPDIVAYTTVIDGLCKIGRLDDAMSRFCQMIDDGLSPDIITFNTLIHGFALHGKWEKAEELFYEMMDRGIPPNVNTFNSMIDKLFKEGKVTEARKLFDLMPRAGAKPNVVSYNTMIHGYFIAGEVGEVMKLLDDMLLIGLKPTAVTFNTLLDGMVSMGLKPDVVTCKTLIDSCCEDGRIEDILTLFREMLGKADKTDTITENIKL, encoded by the coding sequence ATGTCGAGCCGGACGTGCCTGAAGAAGCTGAAGCGGATCATTGGACGGCGCATCCGCTCGGGAAGCCTCAGCGCTGAGGCCGCGCGCCAACTCTGGAACGAGGTGCTCCCATCGATCCAATATCGTTCCCCACCACCGGCCGCTTCAGCAGCCGCGCGCCGGTGGAGAGCCGACCGCCGCCGTTCCTGGGAGCTGGAGCAGTTCATCGGAGAGTGTTACCGCTCGGGGGACCTCGGCCCCGAGGACGCACTCGATCTGTTCGACGAATTGCTTCAGCGAGCGAGGCCCGGCTCCATTTACGCCCTCAACCAGCTGCTCACCACGGTCGCTCGCGCCCCCGTCTCCTCCTCTGTGCGCGATGGCCCTGCGCTCGCCGTGTCCATGTTCAACCGTATGGCCCGAGCGGGCGCCAAGAAGGTGGCTCCAGACATAGCTACCTTCGGCATCCTCATCAGCTGCTGTTGCGACGCGGGCTGTTTGAACCTCGGCTTCGCTGCATTGGGGCAAATCATTAAGACGGGACTGAGGGCACAGGCCGTCACCTTCACGCCCCTGCTCAGGACCCTCTGCGCCGAGAAGAGGACGAGTGACGCAATGAATATTGTGCTCAGGCGGATGCCTGAGCTCGGCTGCACCCCCGATGTCTTCTCCTACACCACACTTCTCAAAGGGCTTTGTGCTGAGAAGAAATGTGAAGAGGCTGCCGAGCTGATCCACATGATGGCTGAAGATGGAGACAACTGCCCACCTAATGTGGTGTCTTATACCACTGTAATCCATGGATTCTTTAAAGAGGGAGATGTAGGGAAAGCTTACACCCTGTTTTGCAAAATGCTTGATCATGGGATCCCGCCAAATGTTGTGACCTGCAATTCAGTCATTGATGGCCTATGCAAGGTTCAAGCAATGGACAAGGCCGAGGCAGTCCTTCAGCAGATGATTGACGAGCATATTATGCCTAATTGTACTACATATAACAGTCTGATCCATGGATACCTCTCTTCAGGACAGTGGACGGAGGCAGTCAGAATTCTCAAAGAAATGTCTAGAGATGGGCAACGGCCAAATGTTGTTACTTACAGTATGCTCATAGACTGTCTTTGTAAATCTGGATTGCACGCAGAAGCTAGAGAGATCTTTAATTCTATGATTCAGAGCGGTCAAAAACCCAATGCCTCCACTTATGGCAGTCTGCTTCATGGGTATGCTACCGAAGGCAATCTTGTTGATATGAACAATGTCAAAGATCTAATGGTACAAAATGGAATGCGACCTGGCCGTCATGTCTTCAACATAGAAATCTATGCATACTGTAAATGTGGAAGGCTAGATGAGGCAAGCCTTACTTTTAACAAAATGCAGCAGCAAGGATTCATGCCAGACATAGTCGCCTACACCACAGTTATAGATGGGCTTTGCAAGATAGGCCGGCTGGACGATGCAATGTCCCGATTCTGTCAGATGATTGATGATGGATTGTCTCCCGATATCATAACATTCAATACTCTAATTCATGGTTTTGCTTTGCATGGCAAATGGGAGAAGGCCGAGGAATTATTTTATGAGATGATGGATAGAGGCATTCCTCCTAATGTCAATACGTTCAATTCAATGATAGACAAGCTATTCAAAGAAGGAAAGGTTACAGAGGCCCGAAAACTCTTTGATTTGATGCCACGTGCAGGAGCTAAACCTAATGTTGTTTCTTATAATACAATGATTCATGGGTATTTCATAGCTGGTGAAGTGGGCGAAGTGATGAAGCTCCTTGATGATATGCTCTTGATTGGCTTGAAACCCACTGCTGTTACCTTTAATACTTTACTTGATGGCATGGTCTCTATGGGATTGAAACCTGATGTTGTTACCTGTAAGACTTTGATTGATAGCTGCTGTGAAGATGGCAGGATAGAGGATATATTAACTCTGTTCCGAGAAATGTTGGGCAAGGCTGATAAGACTGACACTATCACGGAAAATATAAAACTGTGA